In Daphnia pulex isolate KAP4 chromosome 7, ASM2113471v1, one genomic interval encodes:
- the LOC124198834 gene encoding uncharacterized protein LOC124198834, translating into MKIIAVLFLLCSVSATWQQHVYWSVYSGRLPFYSVFDQNYGPIHPGSGAAGLQPYSGNEIAQRTFETTEETTEEKDLQERLKVNSEPRFFGYNKYLASVLLSSLNLLNTVTSFTTTTSTITVATMYNCFKSDLFVNSNPTPCRRKRDALSMLLIGAADENDSTTSFSSDGKAAASVSEELPKEGQNIDATHLVKSSLNEEEVHVREYFPKQISIDRYFRQNRNFGIFAITVVSTVTSYSVYYSTTTRIFSHYFANDGVTLLCLLPGMNLC; encoded by the exons atgaaaattattgcTGTTTTGTTTCTACTGTGCTCTGTCTCGGCTACATGGCAACAACACGTTTATTGGTCCGTCTATTCTGGCCGTTTGCctttttattccgttttcGACCAAAATTATGGGCCCATTCATCCTGGGTCAGGCGCTGCTGGACTTCAGCCTTACTCTGGAAAC GAAATTGCGCAACGCACTTTTGAAACAACTGAGGAAACAACCGAGGAAAAAGATCTTCAAGAAAGGCTGAAAGTGAACTCTGAACCGAGATTCTTTGGctataataaatatttggcCAGCGTTCTGTTGAGTTCGCTGAATCTCCTCAACACAGTCACTTCATTCACAACGACGACATCGACCATCACTGTGGCAACAATGTACAACTGCTTCAAATCTGACCTGTTCGTTAATAGCAATCCTACTCCGTGCCGACGCAAGAGAGATGCGCTTTCCATGTTATTGATTGGAGCCGCTGATGAAAATGATTCGACCACTTCATTCAGCAGCGACGGAAA GGCGGCGGCTAGTGTGTCTGAAGAGCTCCCAAAAGAAGGCCAGAACATTGATGCAACCCATTTGGTAAAATCTTCTTTGAATGAGGAGGAAGTCCATGTCCGCGAATATttcccaaaacaaatttcaattgaccgttactttcgtcaaaatcgaaatttcGGTATTTTTGCCATCACTGTTGTTTCGACTGTCACTTCCTATTCGGTTTATTATTCAACAACTACGAGGATTTTTTCGCATTATTTTGCTAACGATGGTGTCACATTGCTGTGTTTGTTACCTGGAATGAATCTTTGTTAA
- the LOC124198836 gene encoding uncharacterized protein LOC124198836 yields MKLALIFLTCFVGLSYQQRYVWPMPYAPRAHLMPLFYSDGQPAADIEALPEIKDIDNQPKIEPSIEHDQEEKILFSLPSALTNFRPFTTTTTIIATSTVVVSTPTTVKCIPTAQFSVVVPADPLAAPPVAATLATTACARRRRDVAQLLAGSDLTKEAIEPAQPIALEVSAVEIIPAAEGKEASSEPEIESSQTLNHSADDVEVNPSQEDRGLLNLNSLSLTTTVSVTSMTTVFSFAGATIKATATVAADAQLKCLPSGFAVC; encoded by the exons ATGAAATTGGCGTTGATCTTCCTCACTTGCTTCGTCGGCTTATCGTATCAGCAGAGGTACGTCTGGCCAATGCCCTACGCTCCAAGGGCTCACTTGATGCCTTTGTTTTACTCCGATGGACAACCAGCAGCCGACATTGAAGCCCTGCCAGAAATTAAG gACATCGACAATCAACCTAAAATTGAACCGTCAATCGAACAcgatcaagaagaaaaaatcctgtTTTCATTGCCCAGCGCATTGACGAATTTCAGACccttcaccaccaccact ACAATTATAGCGACTTCCACCGTTGTTGTTTCGACGCCAACAACCGTCAAGTGCATTCCTACAGCCCAGTTTTCAGTTGTTGTGCCTGCCGATCCGCTTGCAGCTCCACCAGTGGCTGCAACGCTGGCCACTACGGCCTGcgcccgtcgtcgtcgtgatgTAGCGCAGCTGCTGGCCGGTTCAGACTTAACCAAGGAGGCGATCGAACCCGCTCAACCTATCGC tcTCGAAGTGTCGGCCGTTGAAATTATTCCGGCTGCCGAAGGGAAGGAAGCCAGCAGTGAGCCGGAAATTGAGTCCTCCCAGACTCTGAATCATTCAGCTGATGACGTCGAAGTGAACCCCAGCCAAGAAGACAGAGGCTTGCTCAATCTGAACAGTTTGAGCCTCACTACCACTGTTTCGGTGACTTCCATGACCACTGTCTTCTCCTTTGCCGGCGCCACCATCAAGGCGACTGCCACCGTGGCAGCCGACGCCCAGCTTAAATGCCTTCCGTCCGGCTTTGCTGTTTGCTAA
- the LOC124198838 gene encoding uncharacterized protein LOC124198838, with protein MKLLLSFLLLCLACLATGVRPPMPYARQARARYVPLFYANGIPAGYDFFNDDSKAEEILPRNNINDTPLGRLFGNILSPISNLITRTSTTTVVAVTTVTSAAYVTCIPLAEFSIVAPAVVDPPTPAVLATTACARRRRDVSALLGETVDIIQPALPLPMETSVILDTPLMQDQPELASSKSDEEVVEKAEIRLGSPPVTTTKLVTVSSTSFVFVPQTITSTKELTGAAGLKCLPSGFLACAA; from the exons ATGAAATTGCTGCTGTCGTTCTTGCTACTTTGCTTGGCCTGCCTGGCCACCGGCGTCAGGCCGCCGATGCCGTACGCCCGTCAAGCTCGGGCCCGCTACGTCCCGTTGTTTTACGCCAACGGAATTCCGGCCGGCTACGATTTCTTCAACGACGACAGCaag GCTGAAGAGATCCTGCCGAGGAACAACATCAACGACACGCCATTGGGTCGCCTGTTCGGTAACATTCTCTCGCCCATTTCCAATTTAATTACCaggacgtcgacgacgaccgTAGTGGCCGTGACGACCGTCACATCGGCGGCGTATGTCACCTGCATCCCGTTGGCCGAGTTCTCGATTGTCGCACCAGCCGTTGTAGATCCGCCAACACCTGCCGTTCTCGCCACTACGGCCTGCGCCCGCCGCCGTCGCGACGTCTCGGCTCTTTTGGGTGAAACCGTCGACATCATCCAACCAGCTCTACCATTGCC AATGGAGACCAGTGTGATCCTTGATACTCCGCTGATGCAAGACCAGCCGGAACTGGCGTCTTCCAAATCGGACGAAGAAGTTGTGGAGAAGGCGGAAATCCGTCTAGGAAGTCCTCCGGTCACGACCACCAAGCTGGTGACCGTTTCTTCCACGTCTTTCGTATTTGTTCCTCAGACCATCACGTCCACTAAAGAATTAACCGGGGCTGCCGGTCTGAAATGCCTTCCGTCCGGATTCCTCGCCTGTGCCGCTTAA
- the LOC124198839 gene encoding uncharacterized protein LOC124198839: MKLALLVLGCFVCASQQERFIWPFPIDPNQAAYKPLYYSDGLPAGYDVVKKSDVNPKDEKQSAEVIPRNNAPQRLFLNANSIYLFTTTTTLTSVVTSTATTAAVVKCIPAAQFSATTACARRRRDVKNQLLVGDEIEIKPDLPKPLETSVIADDVPAVMADIISSQKEEALEPSIADYSTYQQRAAFTTTVSATSYTTTYAFVATSITSTTSLGIAAGLLCLPSGFVICT, translated from the exons ATGAAATTGGCACTTCTCGTCTTGGGTTGTTTCGTCTGCGCTTCCCAACAGGAGCGCTTTATTTGGCCGTTTCCCATCGATCCGAATCAGGCCGCTTACAAGCCCCTCTATTACAGCGATGGACTTCCGGCTGGCTACGACGTCGTCAAGAAGAGCGACGTAAACCCCAAG GATGAAAAGCAGAGCGCAGAAGTGATTCCGCGCAACAACGCCCCGCAGCGCTTATTCCTCAACGCCAACAGCATCTACCTgttcacgacgacgacgacactgaCGTCGGTGGTGACGTCGACGGCCACGACGGCCGCCGTCGTCAAGTGCATCCCGGCCGCCCAATTTTCGGCCACCACCGCTTGCGCCAGACGGCGGAGGGACGTCAAAAATCAATTGCTGGTCGgcgacgaaatcgaaatcaaacCCGACCTACCAAAACC ATTGGAAACGAGCGTGATTGCCGACGACGTTCCAGCTGTGATGGCGGACATTATTTCGtcgcaaaaagaagaagcgctGGAACCGTCGATCGCCGATTATTCGACGTATCAGCAACGAGCGGCTTTCACCACCACGGTTTCGGCAACTAGTTACACGACTACTTACGCTTTTGTGGCCACTTCCATCACGTCCACCACATCGCTGGGCATAGCCGCCGGATTGCTGTGCCTCCCATCCGGATTTGTCATTTGCACTTAA
- the LOC124198833 gene encoding uncharacterized protein LOC124198833, whose product MKIALLVLSCLIAVSRQQNALWSMPQYHSKVPLQYHYPVANNLRQWSNIFSGNYPYYSYSQPQYVKYFPVQNNPAVVLFKSFQQQQQPDEEQEINQDEYVNDETNQQESTVEARMGKPGKPGKPKNPEGRLFDNALLSNLLFGTVATSTKYSIATTTIVSTSVVSCIPSASFSAGSTTACRRRRDLSVMKELLDDHETLSPSQVQIVEPSAALTLDSLSDSPRSARDAVTIVSSLEDRSHRRSAGARFIGLNALLTLTTTSTLTTATISVTSSRKTVTLGSSLLCLPSGINLC is encoded by the exons ATGAAGATCGCTCTATTGGTCTTGAGTTGTCTGATCGCCGTTTCTAGGCAACAAAATGCCCTGTGGTCCATGCCACAATATCATTCAAAAGTGCCGCTCCAGTATCATTATCCTGTCGCCAACAATTTGAGACAATGGAGCAACATTTTCTCGGGAAACTACCCTTATTATTCCTATTCCCAGCCGCAGTATGTGAAATATTTTCCCGTGCAGAATAATCCGGCTGTCGTCTTATTCAAATccttccaacaacaacaacaaccg GACGAAGAACAGGAAATTAATCAAGATGAATATGTCAACGATGAAACTAATCAGCAAGAGTCGACCGTCGAGGCCCGGATGGGTAAACCCGGTAAACCCGGTAAACCCAAGAATCCGGAAGGACGACTTTTCGATAACGCGCTCTTGTCCAATCTGCTTTTCGGCACTGTGGCAACCAGCACTAAATACAGcatcgccaccaccaccatcgtTTCGACGTCGGTCGTCTCCTGCATTCCTTCCGCCTCTTTCTCCGCCGGATCGACAACCGCCTGCCGCCGCCGACGCGATTTATCCGTCATGAAAGAATTGCTGGACGATCACGAAACTCTTTCGCCATCTCAAGTTCAAAT tGTGGAACCTTCAGCCGCCCTTACGCTGGATTCTCTGAGCGATTCGCCCAGATCCGCCCGAGATGCCGTCACCATCGTTTCTTCGCTGGAAGACCGAAGTCATCGCCGATCGGCTGGCGCTCGTTTCATCGGTTTGAATGCGCTTCTGACATTAACCACCACTTCCACACTGACGACCGCCACAATCAGCGTTACCAGTTCGCGGAAGACGGTTACTCTAGGCTCCAGTTTGTTGTGCTTACCGTCGGGTATTAATCTTTGTTAG